The following is a genomic window from Candidatus Gastranaerophilales bacterium.
TATTTTTATCCATTGAAGAAAACGTCGGCGCCATAACCATCATAATAATCAGCAAAACCAAAAATATGTCGGTCAGCGGAGTGATGTTTATTTCGTTAAAAATTTTACCTTTTTTTTCTGTAGAAATTGCCATCTGTTTTTCCTTACTAATTTATTAGATGCTTGGGCTTGCACTTGCAGCTTGATTTTTGATTGCCTCTTCTTTATCCGCAAAGCTTAAGAAAAGCAATTTAATTAACTGGAAGTCGTCTTCGTATCGTTTAACTATGCTTTGGAACCAGTTGTAAAGGATTACCGCAACAATTGCCACACCTAACCCGAATGCCGTTGCAATAAGAGCTGAACCAATACCCATTGCTACTGCTGAACTCTGGTTACCTTGAGTTGCCAAATCCTGAAATGTATAAAGAATTCTTACAACTGTACCGAATAACCCTAAGAACGGTGCAACACCGCCAATAGTACCAAGAATAGTTAAATATTTTTCAAGTTTTCTCGTTGCTAAGCTGGTTGAAATGTCGAATGAACGGGAAAAATCCGTATTTTGTTCTTCCAAAATTCTTACGCCTTCTTCCGCAACTTCACCAATAACTCCGCCTAACTGAGAGCTTAAAAGCTGAGCCCCTGTGAGGTTATTGCGAGCAAGTTCGGTTTGAAGATTTTTAATAAACTTTATAATTTCCCGTTTGTTTTCATTGTAAAAAGCCCATCTGTTAATTGCAACTGCAATGGTTGCGATAGAGCAAACCAAAATCGGTAACAATACCGGCCAGTCTAATTTGATAGAATGAATTAAAAGTTCCATGTTTTATACCTCTTTCCTTTGTATCTAGTAATCTAATATCTGATTTTAATGTCTGCTGCTCAAGTTTTTAATATCTCCTGCTCGCGTTTTTAATATCTCCTGCTCGCGTTTTTAATGTCTGCTACTCACGTTTTTAATATCTGCTACTCACCCCAAAAACATTATAGTCGAAAGTAAATTGGATATCTATATCACTACCTTTGTAGTCTGCCGGTAAGGGGCGAAACGGGGCTGTAAGCTCCACTGCAGCTAAGGCTGCCTTATCTGCGTTGGGCAATCCTGAGGATTTGGCGACCTTAACATTTAGTAATCTTCCGTCTTTTGCTATTTTAAATAAAAGCACTACACGTTTACTTTCATCTCCTCTGGGCGGATTCCAGTTACTTTTTATACGTCTTTGTAATTCAGCCATGTACGGTCCGAAATTAGGTTCTTTAATAGCATCAACTCCGGGCGCCCCTTTAGGATTCCCAGGTCCGGGATTACCTGCGCTGCCGCCGCCGGGTGAATAAACAGAGCCGCCTGAAGTTCCGCTGCCTCCGGCGGAAGATGAGCGTGATGAGGAAGAGCCGTATCCTCCTGATGCCAAGACAGGTTTAGGACTGCCGCCCGATGATGAGGATGAGGCTCCGGGTGCTGTTGTTACAGGTCCTCCTACATTTGTTGCTATTTTAGGCGCACTTTTCATTGGCGCTGAAGGTATTTTAAAGCTTGTCGGCGCTTTAGTAAAAGGTATAGACAGCGGTTTTGCCGAAGGCTTAGGCGGGATAGGTTTATCAGGTTCTTTAGCAGCCATTTTAGGCGGCTCCTGTATTTTTCGGACTTGTTCTGCCCGAGGCTTTGCTGTCTGAGTTGGGGCGATTTTGCTTGACGCTTGTGATTTTTGCGCAGGAGCAGGGTTGTTCTTTGGCAAAGGGTTTGACGGCGGAGCTATTCTCTTTTTAGGGTCATGCTGTCCGCCGGCCTGAGTGTTTCTGTCAGCCCTTAAATGTGTATTTTTATTTATAGGTTCTTTTTCGGGCTGATTGACAAGCACAAATTCTATATCTCTTGTTCTTGCCTCAGGTCGTTTAAAAGTTAAGAAATCTATACCGAAAAATTGCAATAAAAAAGGTAGAAACAACAGCAGCAAAAATAAAGTTATATGCGCAGAAGATGAAACCTTGAGAGCTTCTGTTATAGGTATCTTCTCTGCATCTTCTTTTAATATGGCTATCTTTTCTATTGACTTTGTTTTTATTCGTTTTTGTATATCTAAATCCTGCCCTAACATGGCATTTCCTTCCCAAGTGCTACTTTATTTTCAATTATCCCAACAAGCAATGAAATAACAATTAACCTAACGGGCTAATTAGTAGTATTGTTGTGCAGAGGGGTTAATGCTCATAGGTTGTTCAAGAATGACATCAATAGCATCTCCCGGTTGGATAATAACATCATCACCTTTGTCTATAAGGGCTTTGCCCACCCCTAATCCACCGCCCAGAGCCGTGCCGTATATGGCGCCTTTTCCTACAGATCCGCCTGATAACGGACCGAGTACGGTACCTGCCAATGCCCCTATTCCTGCACCTATAGCAGCATCTTTAGCGTACTCTACTACTCTTTCTTTTGTAGTACCGCCTGTTAAAATTCCTGTATTATCCTGAGTGGCGATTTTGCCCGAGATAGGAATCATTTGTCCGCTTGGAAGCATGATATTGTTGAAAGCAACTTTAAGTTTTCCGTTTTTACCTGTTCTGCCTGCTTTTTCAGCGATAACCACCGTACCGTTTACCATACTGCCTTGCGGCGCTATCATTTGATTTTGATAGTAAAACGGCTGGCTTAAAACCATTGAAAACCCGTCACCCACCGTAAGATTTGCTGTTGAATATGTCCTGTTCACCGTTGATTGCATAACGGTACCCGCGGGGACTATGACAACATGACCTTGCAGCGGAGAATATGTTTGCTGATTGTATTGATATTGCGGTTGGTTATATTGTTGCGGTTGATTATATTGTTGCGATTGATGCTGTTGCTGCGAACCAAAGTTCCCATAAGATGCCGGTTGATTATATTGGTTATAATCATACTGTGCAGCCATTACAGCATTCATTGATAAAAATAATGGTATCATTGCTGCAGTTGCAACTTTTTTCATCATATTTCCTTCTCCTATCCTGTGTTTAATTACATATTACATTATTTTTTCAATTATTGCCAACTATTAAAATTCTTTATTACTCTTAATAAAAAAGGATTAGAAACCTGCATAGT
Proteins encoded in this region:
- a CDS encoding MotA/TolQ/ExbB proton channel family protein, whose protein sequence is MELLIHSIKLDWPVLLPILVCSIATIAVAINRWAFYNENKREIIKFIKNLQTELARNNLTGAQLLSSQLGGVIGEVAEEGVRILEEQNTDFSRSFDISTSLATRKLEKYLTILGTIGGVAPFLGLFGTVVRILYTFQDLATQGNQSSAVAMGIGSALIATAFGLGVAIVAVILYNWFQSIVKRYEDDFQLIKLLFLSFADKEEAIKNQAASASPSI
- a CDS encoding TonB family protein, coding for MLGQDLDIQKRIKTKSIEKIAILKEDAEKIPITEALKVSSSAHITLFLLLLFLPFLLQFFGIDFLTFKRPEARTRDIEFVLVNQPEKEPINKNTHLRADRNTQAGGQHDPKKRIAPPSNPLPKNNPAPAQKSQASSKIAPTQTAKPRAEQVRKIQEPPKMAAKEPDKPIPPKPSAKPLSIPFTKAPTSFKIPSAPMKSAPKIATNVGGPVTTAPGASSSSSGGSPKPVLASGGYGSSSSRSSSAGGSGTSGGSVYSPGGGSAGNPGPGNPKGAPGVDAIKEPNFGPYMAELQRRIKSNWNPPRGDESKRVVLLFKIAKDGRLLNVKVAKSSGLPNADKAALAAVELTAPFRPLPADYKGSDIDIQFTFDYNVFGVSSRY